Proteins found in one Siniperca chuatsi isolate FFG_IHB_CAS linkage group LG22, ASM2008510v1, whole genome shotgun sequence genomic segment:
- the LOC122870130 gene encoding broad substrate specificity ATP-binding cassette transporter ABCG2-like isoform X1, whose amino-acid sequence MDLGLNGASKHQSADLGQQQHGATVSFHNIHYKVTQGGSCLCWKKGTTKDILIDLNGIMKPGLNAIMGATGSGKSSFLDVLAARKDPAGLSGEVLIDGAPQPPNFKCLSGYVVQDDVVMGTLTVRENFSFSAALRLPAAVSQQEKEQKVNKLIQELGLSRVADSRVGTQLIRGISGGERKRTNIGMELIIDPPVLFLDEPTTGLDASTANSVLLLLKRMANNGRTIILSIHQPRYSIYRLFDSLTLLVNGKQVYHGPAQSALEYFSDIGYTCEPHNNPADFFLDIINGDSTAVAFSSMDKEVLNTRFFHPDSDSVSMSRRGIEAKLVEEYRNCDYFKQTKAELERIIQGKQMTTTAPSRTITYNTSFLTQFRWVLKRTFRNLMLNPQTSFAQIAVTLFLALVVGAIFFDVQEDQSGMQNRFGALFFIVVNQCFGSLSSAELFISERKIFVHEYISGYYRLSVYFLCKILSDIITLRTIPAIVFSSVAYFMIGLKPTAEAFFLFMFTVMLVAYTATAMALAISADQTVVAIANIFMTIACVFMMIFAGLLVNLPSIVSWLAWLKYLSIPRYGLSALQINEFYGLKFCQGLNSSIIPPGLSCTGEEFLKEQGVDYSAWGLWQNHMALGIMIVCFLAIAYLKLRFIRKFT is encoded by the exons ATGGACCTTGGGCTGAACGGAGCCTCAAAACACCAG TCTGCAGATCTGGGCCAACAGCAGCATGGCGCCACCGTCAGCTTTCACAACATCCACTACAAGGTGACACAGGGAGGAAGCTGTCTGTGTTGGAAGAAGGGTACGACCAAAGACATCCTCATCGACCTTAA tgGGATCATGAAGCCGGGTCTGAACGCCATCATGGGAGCGACAGGAAGCGGCAAGTCATC GTTCCTGGATGTTTTGGCAGCCCGGAAGGACCCTGCGGGCCTGTCGGGGGAGGTTTTGATCGACGGAGCTCCTCAGCCTCCAAACTTCAAATGTCTGTCTGGATACGTGGTGCAG GACGACGTGGTGATGGGAACTCTGACGGTCAGAGAGAACTTCAGCTTCTCTGCGGCGCTGCGTCTCCCAGCGGCCGTCTCTCAGCAGGAGAAAGAGCAAAaagtcaacaaactgatccaagAGCTGGGACTGAGCCGAGTTGCCGACTCCAGg gtgGGCACGCAGCTGATTCGTGGGATCTCCGGaggtgagaggaagaggacgaaCATCGGCATGGAGCTGATCATCGACCCACCCGTCCTCTTTCTGGACGAACCCACCACGGGCCTCGACGCCAGCACCGCTAACtcggtgctgctgctgctcaagag GATGGCAAACAACGGTCGCACCATCATCCTGTCCATCCACCAGCCTCGTTACTCCATCTACCGCCTGTTCGACAGCCTCACCCTGCTGGTCAACGGCAAACAG GTTTACCATGGCCCGGCACAGAGCGCACTGGAGTATTTCTCAGACATTG GATACACCTGTGAGCCCCACAACAACCCTGCTGACTTCTTCCTGGACATCATTAATGGAGACTCAACCGCCGTCGCCTTCAGCAGCATGGACAAAGAAG TCCTGAATACCCGTTTCTTCCATCCAGATTCAGACTCTGTGTCGATGTCCAGACGGGGGATCGAGGCCAAACTCGTAGAGGAATACAGAAACTGCGACTACTTCAAacagaccaaagcagagctgg aaAGGATAATTCAGGGTAAGCAGATGACCACCACTGCTCCCTCCAGAACCATCACTTACAACACCAGCTTCCTGACCCAGTTCAGATGGGTTCTCAAGAGAACGTTCCGCAACCTCATGCTCAACCCTCAGACCTCCTTTGCTCAG ATAGCAGTAACCTTGTTCCTCGCTCTGGTCGTAGGAGCCATTTTCTTTGACGTCCAGGAGGATCAAAGTGGAATGCAGAACAG GTTTGGTGCGCTCTTCTTCATCGTTGTGAATCAGTGTTTCGGCTCCCTGTCATCTGCTGAACTCTTCATCTCGGAGAGAAAAATCTTCGT tcaTGAGTATATCAGCGGTTACTACAGGCTGTCGGTGTACTTCCTGTGTAAGATCCTGTCTGACATCATCACACTGAGGACCATCCCCGCCATCGTCTTCAGCAGCGTGGCGTACTTCATGATTG gttTGAAACCGACGGCTGAagccttcttcctcttcatgtTCACCGTGATGCTGGTCGCCTACACGGCCACCGCCATGGCTCTGGCCATCTCAGCAGACCAGACGGTGGTGGCCATCGCCAACATCTTCATGACCATCGCCTGCGTCTTCATGATG ATCTTCGCAGGTTTGCTCGTGAATCTGCCCTCCATCGTCAGCTGGCTCGCTTGGTTAAAATACTTAAGTATACCACGATATGGCCTCAGT GCTCTGCAGATTAATGAGTTTTATGGGCTGAAGTTCT
- the LOC122870130 gene encoding broad substrate specificity ATP-binding cassette transporter ABCG2-like isoform X2 translates to MDLGLNGASKHQSADLGQQQHGATVSFHNIHYKVTQGGSCLCWKKGTTKDILIDLNGIMKPGLNAIMGATGSGKSSFLDVLAARKDPAGLSGEVLIDGAPQPPNFKCLSGYVVQDDVVMGTLTVRENFSFSAALRLPAAVSQQEKEQKVNKLIQELGLSRVADSRVGTQLIRGISGGERKRTNIGMELIIDPPVLFLDEPTTGLDASTANSVLLLLKRMANNGRTIILSIHQPRYSIYRLFDSLTLLVNGKQVYHGPAQSALEYFSDIGYTCEPHNNPADFFLDIINGDSTAVAFSSMDKEDSDSVSMSRRGIEAKLVEEYRNCDYFKQTKAELERIIQGKQMTTTAPSRTITYNTSFLTQFRWVLKRTFRNLMLNPQTSFAQIAVTLFLALVVGAIFFDVQEDQSGMQNRFGALFFIVVNQCFGSLSSAELFISERKIFVHEYISGYYRLSVYFLCKILSDIITLRTIPAIVFSSVAYFMIGLKPTAEAFFLFMFTVMLVAYTATAMALAISADQTVVAIANIFMTIACVFMMIFAGLLVNLPSIVSWLAWLKYLSIPRYGLSALQINEFYGLKFCQGLNSSIIPPGLSCTGEEFLKEQGVDYSAWGLWQNHMALGIMIVCFLAIAYLKLRFIRKFT, encoded by the exons ATGGACCTTGGGCTGAACGGAGCCTCAAAACACCAG TCTGCAGATCTGGGCCAACAGCAGCATGGCGCCACCGTCAGCTTTCACAACATCCACTACAAGGTGACACAGGGAGGAAGCTGTCTGTGTTGGAAGAAGGGTACGACCAAAGACATCCTCATCGACCTTAA tgGGATCATGAAGCCGGGTCTGAACGCCATCATGGGAGCGACAGGAAGCGGCAAGTCATC GTTCCTGGATGTTTTGGCAGCCCGGAAGGACCCTGCGGGCCTGTCGGGGGAGGTTTTGATCGACGGAGCTCCTCAGCCTCCAAACTTCAAATGTCTGTCTGGATACGTGGTGCAG GACGACGTGGTGATGGGAACTCTGACGGTCAGAGAGAACTTCAGCTTCTCTGCGGCGCTGCGTCTCCCAGCGGCCGTCTCTCAGCAGGAGAAAGAGCAAAaagtcaacaaactgatccaagAGCTGGGACTGAGCCGAGTTGCCGACTCCAGg gtgGGCACGCAGCTGATTCGTGGGATCTCCGGaggtgagaggaagaggacgaaCATCGGCATGGAGCTGATCATCGACCCACCCGTCCTCTTTCTGGACGAACCCACCACGGGCCTCGACGCCAGCACCGCTAACtcggtgctgctgctgctcaagag GATGGCAAACAACGGTCGCACCATCATCCTGTCCATCCACCAGCCTCGTTACTCCATCTACCGCCTGTTCGACAGCCTCACCCTGCTGGTCAACGGCAAACAG GTTTACCATGGCCCGGCACAGAGCGCACTGGAGTATTTCTCAGACATTG GATACACCTGTGAGCCCCACAACAACCCTGCTGACTTCTTCCTGGACATCATTAATGGAGACTCAACCGCCGTCGCCTTCAGCAGCATGGACAAAGAAG ATTCAGACTCTGTGTCGATGTCCAGACGGGGGATCGAGGCCAAACTCGTAGAGGAATACAGAAACTGCGACTACTTCAAacagaccaaagcagagctgg aaAGGATAATTCAGGGTAAGCAGATGACCACCACTGCTCCCTCCAGAACCATCACTTACAACACCAGCTTCCTGACCCAGTTCAGATGGGTTCTCAAGAGAACGTTCCGCAACCTCATGCTCAACCCTCAGACCTCCTTTGCTCAG ATAGCAGTAACCTTGTTCCTCGCTCTGGTCGTAGGAGCCATTTTCTTTGACGTCCAGGAGGATCAAAGTGGAATGCAGAACAG GTTTGGTGCGCTCTTCTTCATCGTTGTGAATCAGTGTTTCGGCTCCCTGTCATCTGCTGAACTCTTCATCTCGGAGAGAAAAATCTTCGT tcaTGAGTATATCAGCGGTTACTACAGGCTGTCGGTGTACTTCCTGTGTAAGATCCTGTCTGACATCATCACACTGAGGACCATCCCCGCCATCGTCTTCAGCAGCGTGGCGTACTTCATGATTG gttTGAAACCGACGGCTGAagccttcttcctcttcatgtTCACCGTGATGCTGGTCGCCTACACGGCCACCGCCATGGCTCTGGCCATCTCAGCAGACCAGACGGTGGTGGCCATCGCCAACATCTTCATGACCATCGCCTGCGTCTTCATGATG ATCTTCGCAGGTTTGCTCGTGAATCTGCCCTCCATCGTCAGCTGGCTCGCTTGGTTAAAATACTTAAGTATACCACGATATGGCCTCAGT GCTCTGCAGATTAATGAGTTTTATGGGCTGAAGTTCT